A window of Choloepus didactylus isolate mChoDid1 chromosome 21, mChoDid1.pri, whole genome shotgun sequence contains these coding sequences:
- the NAGPA gene encoding N-acetylglucosamine-1-phosphodiester alpha-N-acetylglucosaminidase, translating to MAASMGRWLLFFLALLRSLGEASRGLGSGASRDDDLLLPYPHGRARSARDCARARAGHREHESWPPSLAAPGGPAVRTFVSHFAGRPVAGHLTRVAAPLRTFSVLEPGGPGGCASKRRATVEETAGAADCRAAQNGGFFRMETGECLGNVVSDGRRVSSSGGLQNAQFGIRRDGTLVTGYLSEEEVLDTENPFVQLLSGVVWLIRNGSIYINESQAFECDKTQETGSFSKFVNVISARTAVGHDRQGQLVLFHVDGQTEQRGINLWEMAEFLLKQGVVNAINLDGGGSATFVLNGTLASYPSDHCQDNMWRCPRHVSTVVCLHEPRCRPADCSGHGVCVQGTCQCTGHFWQGAACSELDCGPSNCSQHGLCTETGCRCEAGWTGSNCSEACTNGSFGEDCARKCQCQNGAACDPVHGTCTCPPGFFGDTCARECPLGWHGPGCHRPCECEHQCPCDPRTGNCSLVQVPALSSILSRVKQCLPSAEATLRAGEFSFFTRTTWLGVTLALGFLLLVSTVANILLLGSRAQRNRHLHGDYVYHPLQEMNGELLAAEKEQPGDVSTTFKD from the exons ATGGCGGCCTCCATGGGTCGCTGGCTTCTCTTCTTCCTCGCGCTGCTCCGCTCGCTCGGGGAGGCGTCCCGCGGCCTCGGCTCGGG GGCCTCCCGCGACGACGACCTGCTGCTACCCTACCCTCACGGGCGCGCGCGCTCTGCCCGGGACTGCGCACGGGCGCGCGCCGGCCACCGCGAGCACGAGAGCTGGCCGCCGTCCCTCGCGGCCCCCGGCGGCCCGGCGGTGCGCACCTTCGTCTCGCACTTCGCGGGCCGCCCGGTGGCGGGCCACCTGACCCGGGTGGCCGCGCCCCTGCGCACCTTCTCGGTGCTGGAGCCTGGCGGGCCCGGCGGCTGCGCGTCCAAGCGCCGTGCCACCGTGGAGGAGACGGCGGGGGCCGCGGACTGCCGCGCCGCGCAGAACGGCGGCTTCTTCCGCATGGAGACGGGCGAGTGCTTGGGGAACGTGGTGAGCGACGGGCGGCGGGTGAGCAGCTCCGGGGGACTGCAGAACGCGCAGTTCGGGATCCGCCGCGACGGGACCCTGGTCACCGG ATATCTGTCTGAGGAGGAGGTGCTAGATACGGAGAATCCATTTGTCCAGCTGCTGAGCGGCGTCGTGTGGCTGATTCGCAATGGAAGCATCTACATCAATGAGAGCCAGGCCTTCGAATGTGACAAGACACAGGAGACAG gttccttTAGCAAATTTGTGAACGTGATCTCAGCCAGGACGGCTGTGGGCCACGACCGCCAGGGGCAGCTGGTACTCTTCCACGTGGACGGGCAGACAGAGCAGCGGGG CATTAACCTGTGGGAGATGGCGGAGTTCCTGCTGAAGCAGGGCGTGGTCAACGCCATCAACCTGGATGGGGGAGGCTCCGCCACCTTCGTGCTCAACGGGACCTTGGCCAGCTACCCATCGGACCACTG CCAGGACAACATGTGGCGCTGTCCCCGCCACGTGTCCACCGTGGTGTGCTTGCATGAGCCCCGCTGCCGGCCGGCCGACTGCAGCGGCCACGGGGTCTGCGTGCAGGGGACCTGCCAGTGCACGGGGCACTTCTGGCAGGGAGCTGCCTGCAGCGAGCTGGACTGCGGCCCCTCCAACTGCAGCCAGCACGGGCTGTGCACCGAGA CTGGCTGCCGCTGCGAAGCTGGATGGACGGGGTCCAACTGCAGTGAAG CCTGCACCAACGGCTCCTTCGGGGAGGATTGTGCCAGGAAGTGCCAGTGCCAGAACGGAGCTGCCTGCGACCCAGTTCACGGGACCTGCACCTGCCCCCCTGGCTTCTTTGGAGACACCTGTGCACGTG AGTGTCCCCTCGGCTGGCACGGGCCAGGCTGCCACAGGCCTTGTGAGTGTGAGCACCAGTGTCCCTGCGACCCCAGGACTGGCAACTGCAGCCTCGTCCAGGTACCTGCTCTGAGCAGCATCCTCTCCCGAG TGAAGCAGTGTCTTCCATCCGCTGAGGCCACGCTGAGGGCAGGAGAATTCTCTTTTTTTACCCG GACCACCTGGCTGGGCGTCACGCTGGCCCTGGGTTTCCTGCTGCTGGTCAGCACCGTGGCAAACATCTTGCTCCTGGGCTCCAGGGCCCAGAGGAACCGGCACCTCCACGGGGACTACGTCTACCACCCGCTGCAGGAGATGAACGGGGAGCTCCTGGCCGCCGAGAAGGAGCAGCCTGGGGACGTTAGCACCACCTTCAAGGATTGA